Proteins encoded in a region of the Thermus islandicus DSM 21543 genome:
- a CDS encoding integrase core domain-containing protein: protein MEARSLGELKEVVEERLRYYHERRLHSGLGYRTPKEVMAVDAEALGKELGDITREAG, encoded by the coding sequence TTGGAGGCCAGAAGCCTTGGGGAGCTAAAGGAGGTGGTAGAGGAGCGGCTACGCTACTACCACGAGCGCCGGTTGCACTCGGGGCTCGGTTATCGGACGCCAAAGGAGGTGATGGCGGTAGACGCGGAGGCGCTGGGGAAAGAACTTGGGGACATCACACGGGAGGCAGGGTAA